CTTCATTGCTCGACAGGTTGGCGCCCATCGAGCCCAGCTTGCTGTCGATTATGCCGGCCAGCCGCTGGACGTGATCTTCCTGCCCATCGGCGCAGGAAACGGTGTAATTGCGCCCGCCGACGGCCAGTTTGACATCGCTCATGGGGCCAGCCCTTCGATCAGGGCGTCGAGCTGCGAGATGGTGGTCGTCACGCTTTCGCGCAGCGCTTCGTGGCGGGCGACGAGTTCGGCATTGGTCGGCGCGCCCGCAGCGGGGGAATGCGAGGCGAGCGCGGCCTGCGTTTCGATCCGCGCCAGCGCGCGGTCGATGCGGTCCATCGCCGATTGAATGCGTTGCGAAGTCATGACACCGTAGGAAATACCAAGATTGCCGCGTCCGGTCAAAGGCTTGGCCTATTCTGTTGATAAGTGGAATGAGGGAATTGCCGGCTGTGCATGGCGCGGTGCGCGGGTTGACCTCGCGCCTACGCTCCGCGAAGGCTTCGCGCGCGTCGAATCGACCCAGTTTCCGGAGAATAAATCCCATGAGTCTTGCCACCGCTCGCATGGTCCCGATGGCCAATGCCATCAGGGCACTTTCGATGGATGCGGTGCAGGCGGCGAATTCGGGGCACCCCGGCATGCCGATGGGCATGGCCGATGTCGCGACCGTGCTGTGGAGCGACTATCTGAAGCACGACCCCGCCGCACCCGACTGGGCGGATCGCGACCGCTTCGTGCTCAGCGCGGGCCATGGCTCAATGCTGATCTACAGCCTGCTCCACCTGTCGGGCTATGCCGCCCCGACGATGGAGGATATCCGCAATTTCCGCCAGCTTGGCAGCCCCTGTGCCGGCCACCCGGAGAACTTCCTGCTCGACGGCGTCGAAAGCACCACCGGCCCTCTGGGGCAGGGTCTGGCGATGGCGGTGGGCATGGCGATTGCCGAGCGGCACCTCAACGCGGGATTCGGCGACGACATCGTCGACCACCGCACCTGGGTGATCGCGGGTGACGGCTGCCTGATGGAAGGCATCAACCACGAAGCGATCGGTCTTGCCGGCCATCTCAAGCTCGGCCGCATGAATGTGCTGTGGGACGACAACAACATCACCATCGACGGGACCACCGATCTGTCGACCAGCGAAGACATCAAGGCGCGCTACGAAGCGACCGGCTGGCATGTCGTCAGCTGCGACGGGCACGATTTCGACGACATCCGCCGCGCGCTCGATGAAGCGGTAGCCGACGAACGACCCTCGCTGGTCGCGTGCAAGACGGTCATCGGCAAGGGCTCACCCAACAAGCAGGGCACCAGTGCCACTCACGGCGCACCACTGGGCGATGATGAAATCGCTGCAGTCCGCGAGGTGCTGGGCTGGGACGCGGCGCCGTTCGAAATTCCCGAACAGGTGCTGTCCGACTGGCGCGGGACGGCCGAGCGTGGTTCGGCGGAGCGCGCCGAATGGCGCAACCGGCTCGAGGCTCATGGCGACAAGGCCGAATTTGAACGCCGGATGGCGGGCGATCTGCCCGAGAGCTTCAGCCTGGACAATTATATCCAGTCGCTGATCGACGAACCGCAGAAGGTCGCGACGCGCAAGGCGAGCGAGATGACGCTGGGCGAAATCAACGCCAACCTGCCCGATACGATCGGCGGCAGCGCCGACCTGACCGGGTCCAACAACACCAAAGCGGGCGGTATCGGTCCGTTCACCGCCGACGACCGCAGCGGACGCTATATCTATTACGGCATCCGCGAATTCGGCATGGCCGCGGCGATGAACGGCATGGCGCTGCATGGCGGCGTGATCCCCTATGGCGGCACCTTCCTGGTGTTCACCGATTATTGCCGCGCCGCGATCCGCCTGTCCGCGCTGCAGCAGGCCCGCGTGGTCTATGTCATGACGCATGACAGCATCGGGCTGGGCGAAGACGGGCCGACGCACCAGCCGATCGAACACATCCAGTCGCTGCGGATGATCCCGAACCTGCTGGTCATGCGCCCCGCAGACACGGTCGAAACCGCCGAATGCTGGGACATCGCGCTGCGCGAGAAGGACCGCCCGACGGTTCTTGCGCTGACCCGCCAAGGGCTGCCGCAGCTGCGCACCGAGGCGGCTGCGGAGAACCTCAGCGGACGCGGGGCCTATCGTCTCAAGGCCGCTGAATCGCCGCGCCGGGTCATCCTGATCGCGACCGGATCGGAAGTCAGCCTGGCGACCGAATGCGCCGCCGCACTGGAGAAGGCAGGCATCGGCGCGGACGTCGTGTCGATGGTCTGCACCCAGCTGTTCGACGAGCAGGACGATGCCTACAAGGCCGAGCTGCTGCCCGACGTCTCGCCCGACGAAACGCTTCGCGTAAGCATCGAGGCGGGGACGACATTCGGCTGGGATCGCTACACGATGACCAACGGTCTGCGGATCGGCATCGACCGCTTCGGTGCCAGCGCGCCGGCGGGCGATCTGTTCGAGAAATTCGGCTTCACTGCGGACGCCATCGTTCCGCAAATCATGAACAAACTGAACGGTTAAGCAGGAGTTTTTGCAATGGCGACGAAGGTTGCAATCAACGGTTTTGGACGTATCGGCCGCCTCGTGGCGCGCGCCATTCTCGAGCGTGACGATCACGATCTCGAACTCGTCAGCATCAACGACCTGGCCGACACCAAGTCGAATGCGCTGCTGTTCCAGTATGACAGCACGCATGGCCGCTTCCCCGGCACGGTCGAGGTCGGCGACAAGGCTATCATCGTCAACGGCAAGTCGATCGCGGTCACCAGCGAACGCGATCCGGGCGACCTGCCGCATGGCGACCAGGGCGTCGACATCGTCCTCGAATGCACCGGCTTCTTCCAGAGCCACGAAGCCGCCGAACCGCATCTCAAGGCGGGCGCCAAGCGCGTGCTGATCTCGGCCCCGGCCAAGAACGTTTCGGCCACGATCGTCTACGGTGTGAACCACGAAACGCTCAGCGCCGAGGACGTGATCGTCTCGAACGCCAGCTGCACCACCAACTGCCTCTCGCCGATGGCGAAGGTGCTGCACGACACCGTCGGCATCGAGCGCGGGTTCATGACCACGATCCACAGCTACACCAACGACCAGCGCATGCTCGACCAGATGCATAGCGACATGCGCCGGGCGCGCGGCGGCGCGCAGAACATGATCCCGACAACCACCGGCGCGGCGCGCGCGGTCGGCCTCGTCCTGCCCGAACTGGCGGGCAAGCTCGACGGTTCGAGCGTGCGCGTGCCGACGCCCAATGTCAGCCTCGTCGATCTCGTCTTCACCCCCGGCCGCGACACCAGCGTCGAAGAATTGAACGGCGCGCTCAAGGAAGCCGCCGAAGGCAAGATGAAGGGCGTGCTCGACTATACCGACCAGCCGCTCGTCAGCAGCGACTTCAACCACTATCCGGCCAGCTCGACCATCGACAGCCTCGAAACCAGCGTGATGGAAGGCAAGCTTGCCCGCGTCGTCAGCTGGTACGACAATGAATGGGGCTTTTCGAACCGCATGATCGACACCGCCGGCGTGATGGCGAAGTTCCTCTAACGCCAAGTTCCGCCAAAGGACGCCCGACCAATGAGCAGCTTCAAGACCCTGGACGATCTCGGTGACATCACCGGCAAGATCGCGCTGGTGCGCGTCGATCTCAACCTGCCGATGAAGGATGGTTCGGCCACCGACGTCTCGCGCGTCGAGGCGGTCAAGCCGACCATCCTCGAACTCGCCGAAAAGGGTGCCAAGGTCCTGTTGCTCGCGCATTACGGGCGTCCCAAGGGCAAGCGCTATTCGACCATGAGCACGAGCTTCGTGCAGGGCGATGTCGAGAAGGTGCTGGACAAGGAGATCATGTTCATCCCCGAGGTCATGGGCCCCGTGGTCGAACAGTCGATCGGCATCCTTGCCAATGGCGATATCGGCCTGCTCGACAATGTCCGCTTCTGGCCGGGCGAGGAAGCTAACGATCCCGAATTCGCGCGTGGCATGGCCGCGCATGGCGACTTCTACGTCAACGACGCGTTCAGCGCGGCGCACCGCGCGCATGCCAGCACCGAGGGGCTGGCGCACCATCTCCCGGCCTATGCGGGCCGCGCGATGGAAGCCGAACTGAAGGCGCTCGACGCCGCGCTGGGTAATCCCGAAGCGCCGGTCGCCGCGGTCGTCGGCGGGGCCAAGGTCTCGACCAAGCTCGACGTGCTGACCAATCTGGTCGGCAAGGTGCAGCACCTGATCATCGGCGGCGGGATGGCGAACACCTTCCTCGCGGCGAAGGGTGTCGATGTCGGCAAGTCGCTGTGCGAACACGAACTGACCGACACCGCCAATCGCATCATCGACGAAGCCGCGCATGCGGGCTGCACGGTTCACCTGCCCTATGATGTCGTGGTGGCGAAGGAATTTGCCGCCAATCCCGCGTCCCTGCGTACCTGCAATGTCCACGAGGTTGCGGATGACGAGATGATCCTCGATGTCGGCCCGCTGGCGACCGAGGCGCTGGCCGACGTGCTCAAGACCTGCCGTACGCTGGTGTGGAACGGCCCGATGGGCGCATTCGAGACCGAACCTTTCGACACCGCCACCGTCGCGCTGGCCAGGACCGCCGCGGCGCTGACGCAGGACGGTTCGCTGATCTCGGTCGCGGGCGGGGGCGATACGGTCGCCGCGCTCGCGCATGCCGGGGTGAAGGACGAGTTCACCTTTGTCTCGACCGCAGGCGGCGCCTTCCTCGAATGGATGGAAGGCAAGCCGCTTCCCGGCGTGGCGGCGCTGACCGCATGAGCGAGAACGAAGCAGTAGGCGCGAGCGGCGGGCTCGTACCCGTCACCGAGGGCGAATGGTCCGGCTGGTCGACCTGGCAGAGCGATGCTTTCGAGCAGCGCGCGGGCCCGTTCTACGAACGGCGCGATGATGACGGCAGCATGGTCGCCGCCTTCCGCGCGGAGGAGCGGCACATGAACGGCGCGGGCTTCATGCACGGCGGCTGCATGATGACCTTCGCCGACAGCGCGATCTTCACCATCGCGACCGACGAACTCGCCGGATCGCATGGCGTCACCATGCATCTCGCGGGCGATTTCCTCGATCCGGCCAGCGTCGGCCAGCTGATCGAGGCGCGCGGCGAAGTCGTTCGCGCAGGCGGCAAGACGATCTATGTCGTCGGCATGATCCGCGCCGACGGCAAGCCGGTGCTCAGCTTCAACGGCATTATCCGGAAGATCACCAGGAGATAGGTCCGTGCGTTTTCTCTGCCTGTTCGCCCTGCTTCTGCTGCCCTCGGTCACCTCGGCGCAAGCGGGCGACCCGGCGGATGAGTTCGCGAGTTTCGACCGGTTTCTCGCCGAATTCCGCGAGGAAAACAGCGTCCCGGCGCTGAGCGCGGTGATCGTCCGCGACGGGCAGATCGCGTGGGAAGGCTATTACGGCTGGGCCGATGACGAAGGCGAGGTCGCAACCAGCGCGGATACCACCTACAAGATCGCTTCGACGACCAAGCCCATCGCTGCTACGGCGATCATGGCCGAGGCACTCGCGGGCGGGCTGTCGCTCGACCTGCCGATGCGTGCGGACGAAGGCTTTGCCGACACATGCGACTGGCTGTCGCAGTCCCCGATTCCTTTTGGCAGCGGCGGCGAGGACCGGCATGGCAATGCAGTGTCGGCGATGGATTGCGCCAAGCAGCTGACGCTCTCGCAAATGCTCGACATGCGCGCCAATGGCGAGGACTTCGTTTACAACCCCATTGCCTATGCGCGGGTCGACCGCG
This genomic window from Qipengyuania sp. HL-TH1 contains:
- the tkt gene encoding transketolase — translated: MSLATARMVPMANAIRALSMDAVQAANSGHPGMPMGMADVATVLWSDYLKHDPAAPDWADRDRFVLSAGHGSMLIYSLLHLSGYAAPTMEDIRNFRQLGSPCAGHPENFLLDGVESTTGPLGQGLAMAVGMAIAERHLNAGFGDDIVDHRTWVIAGDGCLMEGINHEAIGLAGHLKLGRMNVLWDDNNITIDGTTDLSTSEDIKARYEATGWHVVSCDGHDFDDIRRALDEAVADERPSLVACKTVIGKGSPNKQGTSATHGAPLGDDEIAAVREVLGWDAAPFEIPEQVLSDWRGTAERGSAERAEWRNRLEAHGDKAEFERRMAGDLPESFSLDNYIQSLIDEPQKVATRKASEMTLGEINANLPDTIGGSADLTGSNNTKAGGIGPFTADDRSGRYIYYGIREFGMAAAMNGMALHGGVIPYGGTFLVFTDYCRAAIRLSALQQARVVYVMTHDSIGLGEDGPTHQPIEHIQSLRMIPNLLVMRPADTVETAECWDIALREKDRPTVLALTRQGLPQLRTEAAAENLSGRGAYRLKAAESPRRVILIATGSEVSLATECAAALEKAGIGADVVSMVCTQLFDEQDDAYKAELLPDVSPDETLRVSIEAGTTFGWDRYTMTNGLRIGIDRFGASAPAGDLFEKFGFTADAIVPQIMNKLNG
- the gap gene encoding type I glyceraldehyde-3-phosphate dehydrogenase; the protein is MATKVAINGFGRIGRLVARAILERDDHDLELVSINDLADTKSNALLFQYDSTHGRFPGTVEVGDKAIIVNGKSIAVTSERDPGDLPHGDQGVDIVLECTGFFQSHEAAEPHLKAGAKRVLISAPAKNVSATIVYGVNHETLSAEDVIVSNASCTTNCLSPMAKVLHDTVGIERGFMTTIHSYTNDQRMLDQMHSDMRRARGGAQNMIPTTTGAARAVGLVLPELAGKLDGSSVRVPTPNVSLVDLVFTPGRDTSVEELNGALKEAAEGKMKGVLDYTDQPLVSSDFNHYPASSTIDSLETSVMEGKLARVVSWYDNEWGFSNRMIDTAGVMAKFL
- a CDS encoding phosphoglycerate kinase, translating into MSSFKTLDDLGDITGKIALVRVDLNLPMKDGSATDVSRVEAVKPTILELAEKGAKVLLLAHYGRPKGKRYSTMSTSFVQGDVEKVLDKEIMFIPEVMGPVVEQSIGILANGDIGLLDNVRFWPGEEANDPEFARGMAAHGDFYVNDAFSAAHRAHASTEGLAHHLPAYAGRAMEAELKALDAALGNPEAPVAAVVGGAKVSTKLDVLTNLVGKVQHLIIGGGMANTFLAAKGVDVGKSLCEHELTDTANRIIDEAAHAGCTVHLPYDVVVAKEFAANPASLRTCNVHEVADDEMILDVGPLATEALADVLKTCRTLVWNGPMGAFETEPFDTATVALARTAAALTQDGSLISVAGGGDTVAALAHAGVKDEFTFVSTAGGAFLEWMEGKPLPGVAALTA
- a CDS encoding PaaI family thioesterase; protein product: MSENEAVGASGGLVPVTEGEWSGWSTWQSDAFEQRAGPFYERRDDDGSMVAAFRAEERHMNGAGFMHGGCMMTFADSAIFTIATDELAGSHGVTMHLAGDFLDPASVGQLIEARGEVVRAGGKTIYVVGMIRADGKPVLSFNGIIRKITRR